The following is a genomic window from Garra rufa chromosome 4, GarRuf1.0, whole genome shotgun sequence.
taaccaaaaaaaaaaaaaaaaaaaaaaaaaaaaaaaaaacacacacagagcaaataaagtgtaatgatattaataaaaacattataccTCCGGCAAACAATGTTCCTCAGAATCGTGGTTTAAACCGACAAATGTGAACAAAGCTGTAGGTTTATAGTTTAAATTACAACAGCTTAGAATgcggctcaaccaatcagaatcaaggtcCAGAACTACCCGTTTTATAAAAGTGCATTCTCGCACTAAACATCAATCAAATATTACAGTGCAATGTTcattatttcaaataatttatttCCAGTCTTCAATTTACATTGTGGCATTTCACACAAGGACAaacacttttttaatattttgttctgATTTTCAGAGTTCATATTTGGCCCACATTCAGCTGTGCTGTCACCGTTaatcaaataatttttattttatgggtTATTATTGGGTGGGGGGTCCACAAGGTGGGAATCAAACTCAGGACAGCCGCAGAGAAAGCACACAGGGCTACTGGTGCCGACGTAGCCTTAATTTTACACAGATCCGTATTTTCTGGTGCCATTTTAAGTTGCTTAGCCATTTAAATCTCTTTCCACATGAAGAACACTGATAGCGTCTCACATCTGCATGACTTTTCAGGTGTATCTCTAAGTGCAATGGCAAAACAAATTTTTTATTACATTGATCACAATTAAATCGCCTTCCTCCAGAGTGAATTCGCATGTGATTTTTGAAATTGACCCTTTTTCTAAACCTCTTGTCACACTCAGAGCACTGCAGTTTCTTTCCAGAATGAATTTGCAAATGACGTTTCAGGTCTATCTGGCATGTAAAACACTTTTTACACCGAGGACACACGTaaggcttctctctagtgtgaagTCGCATGTGACCCTTGAGGTTTCCCCTAAATCTAAAAGTCTTTCTACAGTGAGGACacgtgtaaggtttctctccagtgtgagttctcatgtgattCCTAAGATTTCCTTTTCCTGAGAAGCTCCTCTCACACAATTTGCATTTGTAAGGcctttctccagtgtgagttctcatgtggcaATTAAGGGATTCTTTATATGCAAAGTTTATTCCACACTGCTGGCacgtgaaaggtttctctccagtgtgaattctcatgtgaggcTTCAGGCTAGCTTTATGACTAAAACCCCTTCCACACTGCTGGCatatgaaaggcttctctccagtgtgcatTCTCATATGAGTCTTAACGTATCTATTGAATCGGAATGTCCTTTCACATTCCGGGCAtttgaaaggcttctctccggcaTGAATTATTACATGCCTTTTAAGGCGTTTCCTGCTATAGAAAATCATTCCACATCGACGACAAGTAAAAGACCtcttctttaagtgaactttcaGGTGGGAAGTAAGGCGTGTTTTACTtggaaaactctttccacactgatcacatgtgaacggcTTGTCTCCAGTGTGATTGGCCATATGATATCTTAAATTTAGTTCTGATTTTAAGCTTTTTGcacacagtttgcaggtgaaaggcttctctctggAGTGAGTTTTCATGTGGCTTTTAAGGGCTGCTTTTTGAAtgcaactctttccacactgagggcatgtgtatgGTTTTAcaccagtgtgaattttcatgtgagcgTTAAAGTTTCCTTTTTCCTTAAAatgttttccacactgttggcaggtgaaaggcttctcttcaTTATGAATTCTTTTGTGGACTTCGAGATCTTcaggttgagtgaaactctttccacactgagggcatgtgtatggtttctctccattgtgaattctcatgtggactttaaggtctTCAGGTTGATTGAAACTCTTTACACACTGAAAGCAGGAAAAATAACTTGTCGTTCGTGTCTTTTGACCAATTTTTTGTGAGGAAGTCTTTTCAGTCTGTGAGGTTTTATAAGATTTTTCTTCTATAATGAAATCATGATCTGTCTCTTCAATTTCATGTAGTACTTcattctcctctttcagtgccatcaggtctactGTGGAAAGAGACAAATAAgaattcattagttttaattttctttatctgttaatatttaagttaattcaatataaactaacatgaatgaaGTACAACTGTATTGCTCAAATATTAATACATGCTGTAAAGATGTTCGTTTATTGCATAATGCTAGCTAATACATGCTTGGTAACAAAAGTGTACCTATAAAATGCACACACATTTTAGGTTGCAGCTAAAGAACGTTTGACCTGCAATATTTCACGGATAAATTATTTTGAAAGGACAAAGGGCTTTGATGAAAGTACCAGTGTGATAGTATTTTAATAAAGTATCACCAGGGGGAAGTACCACAGTGTCATATCAGTGACAAAATAATCAGCATGGGAGCATCAACTCATCTGAAGCACATCTATCCAGAAGTCTAatgaagttaagaaaaaagggGCAAGAAAGATCCTTCTCAGCCATCAGTGTCTCAACTATCTAAAAGCAAGACAAGAGTGGAAGGACACAGCTCAAAGGTCTGTCAAAATTTAAGCAGCTACCATTGAAAAGATTGCCAATAACAACTAACCATTTTTAGTGGTTTCAGACCTTGGATTTAAGAGCCTCATGTTCCTTATTGAACCTAGGTACTGCATTAAAAATGAgaagttccacagaagaaagatgCTAGATGAAACCTATTCCAGAGTTTTGAAAAATCAAAAGTGAAGTGAGAAAGAAGGCAGCCCCATTCATGGCATTCACAACTGACTGATGTTCTGGAGTTACAGAGTCCCCGATGAGACTAACTGGGCATTATGTTTCTGAGTACTGGTCAAGAAAGTACAACAgttttagtgaaaaaaaaaacataagattacgagattaaagccattacatttcaagaataaagttgaaataaatttattcttgtaatttagcGTTCTTCTCGGTTCACCGCATGGACAGGATTAAAGAATCGGGGAAGTCAAGGGGAGGCAGCGTGTGCTTAATGGTGAACAACAGCTGGTGCAACAGCGCAAACATCGTTCCTCTCACACGCTTCTGCACACCCAACCTGGAACTATTGACCATTAAATGTCGCCCTTTTTACCTTCCTCGGGAGTTTACATCGATCTTAATCAGCGCCGTTTATATTCCACCAAAAGCGGACACGGACACTGCCTTATGCGAGCTGCATGAGGCACTCTCACAGCACCAGACACAACATCGGGATGCTGCGCTTATAGTGGCTGGGGACTTTAACAGCACCAACCTCAAACGCGCTGCGCCAAACTTTTATCAACATGTTACCTGCCCCAGCAGGGCCGAAAGGACATTGGACCATTGCTACAGTACAACCAAAGATGGCTACAAGGCACAATCTCGCCCATCGTTTGGGAAATCTGACCAAGCCGCCATCTTCCTCaagtaaaaatacaaacaaagGCTCAAGCAGGAAGTTCCGGTTCAGAGAGAGGTCGCGCGCTGGACGGACCAATCGGTGGCCGTTCTACAGGACGCACTGGATGACGCAGACTGGGACATTTTCCGATGCATCTCAGATGACATCAACGTGTTTACAGAAGCGGTTGTGGGATTCATCGGGAAACTAACAGATGATAACGTACAAAAAACGACCATCAGAACGTTTCCCAATCAGAAACTGTGGGTGGATAAGACCATTCACGATGCTCTGAGATCACGCACCGCTGCCTATAATGCGGGACTTGCGTCGGGTGACATGAACTCGTACAAAGCTGCGTCATACAACGTTCGGAAAGCGGTAAAGGAGGCAAAGCAGCGCTACGGGAGGAAACTAGAGTCACGGCTCCAACAAAATGACTCTAGGAGCCTGTGTCAGGGACTAAGGACAATAACTGACTATAAAGCACCAACATCCGGTATGACGAATGCAGACGTGTCTCTGGCAGATGAGCTGAACACCTTTTATGCTCACGTCGAAGCTGTTAGCAATGCTAACAACGCTAGCGGCGCTAACGACTGGAGACAGGAAGACAATGCCAACACCAGAAACGCATTCATCATCTCCGAGCATGATGTGAGGAGAGCCTTCAGGAGAGTGAACTCCAGGAAAGCAGCAGGACCAGACGGCATCTCAGGTCAAGTACTCAGAGCCTGTCCAGACCAGCTAGAACCTGTGTTCACTGAAATATTCAACCTCTCCTTATCTCAGTCGGTAATTCCTACATGCTTTAAAGGGTCCACCATTGTTCCTGTCCCAAAGAAACCCCATCCTGCTTCCCTCAATGATTATCCCCCTTTAGCCCTGACCTCAGTAGtg
Proteins encoded in this region:
- the LOC141332876 gene encoding uncharacterized protein, with the protein product MIKMAVIKEETEDFRIAEVFSLKQETEEQTVDPMALKEENEVLHEIEEKDHDFITGEKYFNGSQTKKTYSRKRAQKIQTTSYFSCFQCGESFNQPEDLKVHMGIHYREKPFTCKLCGKGFKEKGNFNAHMKIHTVDLMALKEENEVLHEIEETDHDFIIEEKSYKTSQTEKTSSQKIGQKTRTTSYFSCFQCVKSFNQPEDLKVHMRIHNGEKPYTCPQCGKSFTQPEDLEVHKRIHNEEKPFTCQQCGKHFKEKGNFNAHMKIHTGVKPYTCPQCGKSCIQKAALKSHMKTHSREKPFTCKLCAKSLKSELNLRYHMANHTGDKPFTCDQCGKSFPSKTRLTSHLKVHLKKRSFTCRRCGMIFYSRKRLKRHVIIHAGEKPFKCPECERTFRFNRYVKTHMRMHTGEKPFICQQCGRGFSHKASLKPHMRIHTGEKPFTCQQCGINFAYKESLNCHMRTHTGERPYKCKLCERSFSGKGNLRNHMRTHTGEKPYTCPHCRKTFRFRGNLKGHMRLHTREKPYVCPRCKKCFTCQIDLKRHLQIHSGKKLQCSECDKRFRKRVNFKNHMRIHSGGRRFNCDQCNKKFVLPLHLEIHLKSHADVRRYQCSSCGKRFKWLSNLKWHQKIRICVKLRLRRHQ